A region of uncultured Desulfobacter sp. DNA encodes the following proteins:
- a CDS encoding ABC transporter ATP-binding protein — MTLQIDNVCWQLDDVPILNHIKFNVEKQEMIGLIGPNGSGKSSLLRTIYRVVRPTAGFIRYNGRDIWQLSLKECAKQISVVLQERSHEFDLTVYDVVITGRTPHKSALGSISKTDEDIVMDALKKVKLEPLKERSIQTLSGGEMQRVLIARSLAQKACLLLLDEPTNHLDIRYQLEVLSLVRKLNVPVIAALHDLNLAAMFCDRIILMNQGKIAADGPPESVITKDRIKEVYHVDIRVSKNRDTHKLQVGYCLPLS, encoded by the coding sequence ATGACACTTCAAATAGACAATGTTTGCTGGCAGCTTGATGATGTGCCCATTCTTAATCACATCAAATTTAATGTGGAAAAACAGGAGATGATCGGGCTTATCGGGCCCAACGGCAGCGGAAAATCCTCCCTGCTTAGAACCATCTACCGGGTTGTCAGGCCCACTGCTGGATTCATTCGCTACAACGGCAGAGATATCTGGCAGCTGTCTCTCAAAGAGTGTGCAAAACAGATTTCCGTTGTTCTCCAGGAGCGCAGCCATGAGTTTGATCTGACTGTATATGATGTGGTCATCACCGGAAGAACGCCCCACAAATCCGCCCTGGGCAGTATTTCGAAAACCGATGAAGATATCGTGATGGATGCCCTTAAAAAGGTGAAGCTTGAACCCCTCAAGGAACGAAGCATTCAAACCCTTTCAGGCGGAGAAATGCAGCGCGTTTTAATTGCCCGGTCCCTGGCCCAGAAAGCCTGTCTCCTTTTGCTGGACGAACCCACGAACCACTTGGACATCCGTTACCAACTGGAGGTCCTCAGCCTTGTCCGAAAACTTAATGTGCCGGTCATCGCCGCCCTGCATGACCTTAACCTGGCAGCCATGTTCTGCGACCGGATTATCCTGATGAACCAGGGAAAAATCGCAGCTGACGGACCTCCTGAGTCCGTAATCACAAAAGACAGGATCAAAGAGGTCTATCACGTCGATATTCGTGTCAGTAAAAACCGGGATACGCATAAATTGCAGGTGGGCTATTGCCTTCCCCTATCCTGA
- a CDS encoding iron ABC transporter permease produces MEACVPRPPRNKKSILYSIYLSPATLYTVLTALLILSATLAIALGPVFIRPESVWQIVVSKILGLDHGQFSRPQEMIVWNIRVPRVLCASFAGMGLSLVGAVIQAIVRNPLASPYTLGVSSGASVGAVAIIALGTVFGLPGHFISLGAFAGALSTFFLVFMMASYKGRFQTDRLILSGIAISYFFSALCSLLTLGAEDRAAHQILFWLLGGLSGTNWHDVCLLFGVITVGGIVLLAQHRSLNLLLMGEETATTLGLNVNDFRKLMFFITSLITGAIVSICGVIGFVGLVMPHVSRLLTGADHKKVLPLSLFLGAIFLIWVDVAARLVLAPSEIPIGVITSICGVPFFLWLIRHKKNF; encoded by the coding sequence ATGGAAGCCTGTGTCCCCCGCCCCCCCCGGAACAAGAAGAGTATTTTATATTCAATCTATCTGTCACCAGCTACGCTGTACACGGTATTGACCGCTCTGCTGATTTTATCCGCCACTCTGGCCATTGCTTTGGGGCCTGTCTTTATCCGCCCTGAATCGGTCTGGCAGATTGTTGTGTCAAAAATACTGGGGCTTGATCATGGACAGTTTTCAAGGCCCCAGGAGATGATTGTCTGGAACATCCGCGTTCCCAGGGTATTGTGCGCATCCTTTGCGGGCATGGGATTATCACTGGTAGGGGCCGTCATCCAGGCCATTGTACGAAATCCCTTGGCAAGCCCCTATACGCTGGGCGTTTCATCGGGCGCCTCTGTGGGGGCGGTGGCTATTATCGCGTTAGGCACAGTTTTCGGTCTGCCCGGCCATTTTATTTCCCTGGGGGCGTTTGCCGGGGCACTATCAACATTTTTCCTTGTCTTTATGATGGCCAGCTACAAGGGGAGGTTCCAAACCGACCGGCTCATTTTATCCGGCATTGCCATATCCTATTTTTTTTCAGCCCTGTGCAGTTTGTTAACTCTTGGTGCCGAGGACCGCGCCGCCCATCAGATCCTGTTCTGGCTGCTTGGAGGGCTTTCCGGTACCAACTGGCATGATGTGTGTCTTCTCTTTGGTGTGATCACGGTAGGCGGGATAGTTCTACTTGCCCAGCACAGGTCCTTAAATCTGCTTTTGATGGGTGAGGAGACCGCCACGACACTGGGCCTGAACGTGAACGACTTCAGAAAGCTTATGTTTTTCATCACCTCTCTGATCACCGGAGCCATTGTCTCAATATGCGGAGTCATCGGATTTGTGGGGCTTGTGATGCCGCATGTGTCAAGACTGCTTACAGGCGCGGATCACAAAAAAGTTCTTCCCTTAAGCCTTTTTTTAGGGGCCATCTTTTTGATCTGGGTTGATGTGGCGGCCAGATTGGTTTTAGCCCCTTCGGAGATTCCCATCGGCGTGATTACATCAATCTGCGGGGTGCCATTTTTCCTCTGGCTCATCCGCCACAAAAAAAACTTTTAA
- a CDS encoding ABC transporter substrate-binding protein yields MNRYFLRLVVAMALTLPASAFPANTGPLSPKIALTNCGFTQTFLFIPRRAVTMNQSATEVMLMLGLETHMAGTAYLDDEILPAVQKAYKTVPVIAQKYPSREVVLGVDPDFVYGGYASAFSDQAAGSRRDLAEMGIRSYLSPAVCKNDINPDNPVTLSDVFQEVMDIGQIFGVEKRAQELVHQMKNRLANIRARIGKPGKQLSIFWYDSGEKTPFVGAGTGMPNYLIESVNAVNIFKSLKGGWKDANWEDVIALNPDLIVLVQAGWSTAAGKKAYLKRTNALRDLDAVKNNHFAVIEFSYTTPGIRNVAGVEVLARQLYPDKF; encoded by the coding sequence ATGAACAGATATTTCTTAAGACTCGTAGTTGCAATGGCCCTGACCCTGCCTGCGTCGGCATTCCCGGCAAATACAGGCCCATTATCCCCCAAGATCGCTCTTACCAACTGCGGTTTTACCCAAACTTTTTTGTTTATTCCCCGCCGGGCCGTCACCATGAACCAGTCTGCAACAGAGGTCATGCTGATGCTGGGGCTGGAAACACATATGGCCGGTACGGCCTACCTTGACGACGAAATTTTACCGGCTGTTCAAAAAGCCTATAAAACCGTGCCGGTGATCGCCCAGAAATACCCATCCAGGGAAGTGGTGTTGGGCGTGGATCCTGATTTTGTCTATGGCGGATATGCCAGCGCTTTTTCCGATCAGGCTGCGGGCAGCCGCAGGGATCTTGCTGAAATGGGCATCCGATCCTACCTGAGCCCAGCTGTGTGTAAAAACGATATAAACCCGGATAACCCTGTGACCCTGTCCGATGTGTTTCAAGAAGTGATGGACATCGGACAAATTTTTGGTGTTGAAAAACGGGCACAGGAACTTGTCCACCAGATGAAAAACAGATTGGCAAACATCAGGGCCCGCATCGGAAAACCCGGCAAGCAGTTGTCCATCTTCTGGTATGACAGCGGTGAAAAAACGCCCTTCGTGGGAGCCGGTACAGGCATGCCCAATTATCTTATTGAGTCGGTAAATGCCGTAAATATATTCAAATCCCTCAAGGGTGGATGGAAGGACGCCAACTGGGAGGACGTGATTGCCTTGAATCCGGATCTCATTGTTCTGGTCCAGGCCGGCTGGTCCACTGCCGCCGGGAAAAAAGCCTACTTAAAGCGGACCAACGCATTAAGGGACTTAGATGCCGTGAAAAACAACCACTTTGCCGTAATCGAGTTCAGCTATACCACTCCGGGCATCAGAAATGTGGCTGGTGTGGAAGTACTTGCCAGGCAACTCTATCCGGACAAGTTCTAA
- a CDS encoding SLC13 family permease, whose amino-acid sequence MNMPIIGVSLILVLTLGLLSSEKIAVDKTAIGIMVLLSLTGILTPAEAVAGFANPAVITVGAMFLLSRGLIRTGAVGFLSELVLKFSKGNKHHAFIIILVSVALLSAFINNTPVVVLFIPIVMALSCECDFSPSKMLIPLSYVSILAGTCTLIGTSTNIIVSDLAYLEGFEELSMFELGRIGGPIAVIGIIFLFVVSPKLLPGRTGPECELDEGKEKEYIAELKVPEKSPLIGEEDISLHARDTLDLDVVEIFRGGEVFDPSITKTTIRQDDILLVRGSAQELISCLQSKKLSLVHGDESLTFGSKPEEDLIVELIMPPQSSLLREPLISAELENDADVRIIAIRSRMGYYFYRKIKSVKLRTGDILLVQCPRNRLDKIRKSTDFVMIEDIHHTIIDRQKAGIAAGIFGAVVVAATLGLSNIMICALAGVFLMTLTHCLSLKDAYRSLQSEVLLLIIGTLALGLAMQKTGATELYAHAFLDLFSGHGPHMILFAIIILTSICSHVLSNNATAVLLLPIAVSTAVSLGVDPRPFIIGICFGASACYASPIGYQTNLLVYGPGGYRFSDFIKLGLPLNIMVIVLAAVFIPVFWPF is encoded by the coding sequence ATGAATATGCCGATTATCGGGGTCTCGCTGATTCTGGTTTTAACATTAGGTCTTTTGAGCTCTGAGAAAATTGCGGTTGATAAAACAGCCATAGGCATCATGGTGCTTCTTTCCCTGACGGGAATACTGACCCCTGCAGAGGCCGTGGCAGGGTTTGCCAATCCTGCCGTGATCACTGTAGGGGCCATGTTTCTGTTGAGCCGCGGGCTTATTCGAACCGGTGCTGTAGGCTTTTTGTCCGAACTTGTTTTGAAGTTTTCAAAGGGAAACAAACATCATGCTTTTATCATCATTCTTGTCAGTGTTGCCCTGTTATCAGCCTTCATCAACAATACACCGGTGGTGGTGCTTTTCATCCCCATTGTGATGGCATTGAGTTGTGAATGTGATTTTTCTCCGTCAAAGATGCTGATTCCATTATCCTACGTGTCAATCCTGGCCGGAACATGTACCCTGATCGGCACATCGACCAACATCATCGTCAGTGATCTTGCGTACCTTGAAGGCTTTGAAGAACTCTCCATGTTTGAACTGGGCCGCATCGGGGGCCCCATCGCAGTCATTGGGATCATATTTTTATTTGTGGTTTCACCAAAACTTCTGCCCGGCCGGACAGGACCCGAATGTGAGCTGGATGAGGGTAAGGAGAAGGAATACATCGCGGAACTGAAGGTTCCTGAAAAAAGTCCTTTAATCGGGGAAGAAGATATCAGTCTGCACGCCCGGGACACTTTGGACCTGGATGTGGTTGAAATTTTCAGGGGCGGCGAAGTTTTTGATCCATCCATCACCAAGACAACCATAAGACAGGATGATATCCTTCTGGTCAGAGGGTCGGCCCAGGAGCTGATTTCCTGTCTGCAGAGCAAGAAGTTGTCCTTGGTCCATGGGGATGAGAGTCTGACCTTTGGCAGTAAGCCCGAAGAAGATCTCATTGTGGAACTTATCATGCCTCCCCAATCCTCTCTTTTAAGGGAGCCGTTGATATCAGCAGAATTGGAAAATGACGCGGATGTGCGTATTATCGCCATACGCAGCCGGATGGGGTACTATTTTTACAGAAAAATTAAAAGTGTAAAACTTCGGACAGGGGATATTCTTCTTGTGCAATGCCCGAGGAACAGGCTCGATAAAATAAGAAAAAGCACAGATTTTGTGATGATCGAGGATATCCACCACACCATCATTGACCGGCAAAAGGCCGGCATTGCCGCCGGCATTTTTGGTGCGGTGGTGGTTGCCGCAACCCTGGGTCTGAGCAATATCATGATATGCGCCCTGGCCGGTGTTTTTTTAATGACACTGACCCATTGCCTGAGCTTGAAAGATGCCTACCGCTCTTTGCAGTCCGAGGTGCTGCTGCTGATCATCGGAACTCTGGCTCTGGGACTGGCTATGCAGAAAACCGGGGCCACCGAACTCTATGCCCATGCATTTTTAGATCTGTTCTCCGGCCATGGTCCCCATATGATTCTTTTTGCCATTATCATTCTGACCAGTATCTGCAGCCATGTTTTGAGCAATAATGCAACAGCCGTGCTCCTGCTTCCCATTGCCGTCTCCACAGCCGTTTCCCTGGGTGTTGACCCCCGGCCTTTTATTATCGGCATCTGTTTTGGTGCCAGCGCCTGCTATGCAAGTCCCATCGGATACCAGACCAATTTATTGGTATATGGCCCCGGAGGATACCGATTCTCTGATTTTATCAAACTGGGCCTGCCCTTGAATATTATGGTGATAGTTCTTGCCGCTGTTTTTATACCGGTTTTCTGGCCTTTTTAA
- a CDS encoding PAS domain-containing protein yields the protein MNKLSYTEYMTIVEQAPIMIWKANTSTECDYFNQQWLSFTGRTIQQELGNGWTEGVFSEDFDRCLDIYLSAFKKREIFEMEYRLRRNDGVYRWIFDRGVPFEDEQGCFCGYIGSCIDITESVEARRLVLSEHESEIKRLRGLLPICSSCKKIRDDKGYWNQIEVYIRDRSDAEFSHGICPECIKKLYPDL from the coding sequence ATGAATAAGCTATCATATACTGAATACATGACCATTGTCGAACAGGCCCCGATCATGATCTGGAAAGCCAATACCTCGACCGAGTGTGATTATTTCAATCAACAGTGGCTGAGCTTTACGGGGCGGACAATCCAACAGGAGCTTGGTAATGGATGGACGGAAGGCGTTTTCTCAGAGGATTTTGACAGATGTCTTGATATCTATCTCTCCGCTTTCAAAAAACGTGAAATTTTTGAAATGGAATATCGGCTCCGGCGGAATGACGGCGTGTATCGCTGGATATTTGATCGGGGAGTCCCCTTTGAGGACGAGCAGGGGTGCTTTTGCGGCTATATCGGCAGTTGTATTGACATTACAGAGAGCGTTGAGGCCAGAAGGCTGGTGTTGAGCGAACATGAATCTGAAATAAAGCGACTGCGTGGCCTGCTCCCGATTTGCTCTTCGTGCAAGAAAATCAGAGACGATAAAGGCTATTGGAATCAGATCGAAGTGTATATAAGGGACCGTTCAGATGCCGAATTCAGTCATGGTATCTGCCCGGAATGCATAAAAAAACTGTATCCGGATCTATAG